The following proteins come from a genomic window of Pectobacterium actinidiae:
- the carR gene encoding carbapenem biosynthesis transcriptional regulator CarR: MDHEIHSFIKRKLKGVGDVWFSYFMMSKNSTSQPYIISNYPEAWMKEYIKKEMFLSDPIIVASLARITPFSWDDNDLVTLRAKNQDVFISSVQHDISSGYTFVLHDHDNNVATLSIANHLEDANFEKCMKNHENDLQMLLVNVHEKVMAYQRAINDQDNPPDNSRNALLSPRETEVLFQVSSGRTYKEVSRILGISEVTVKFHINNSVRKLDVINSRHAITKALELNLFHSPCESVVMKHMDTR, encoded by the coding sequence ATGGATCATGAAATCCATTCGTTTATCAAAAGGAAGTTGAAAGGAGTCGGCGATGTATGGTTTTCTTATTTTATGATGAGTAAAAACTCTACCAGCCAACCTTATATTATTTCGAATTATCCAGAAGCATGGATGAAGGAGTATATAAAAAAAGAGATGTTTCTGAGTGATCCTATCATTGTTGCCTCATTAGCTCGGATCACGCCATTTTCCTGGGATGATAATGATCTTGTGACGCTAAGAGCCAAGAATCAGGATGTCTTTATTTCTTCTGTACAGCACGATATAAGTTCAGGTTATACCTTTGTTTTGCACGACCATGACAATAATGTGGCGACACTGAGTATAGCGAATCACCTGGAAGATGCGAATTTCGAAAAATGTATGAAAAATCATGAAAATGATTTACAGATGTTACTGGTGAATGTACATGAAAAAGTGATGGCCTATCAGCGAGCTATCAACGACCAAGATAATCCCCCCGATAATTCAAGAAACGCCTTACTCTCCCCGCGTGAAACCGAAGTGCTTTTCCAGGTTAGTAGTGGACGAACTTACAAAGAGGTTTCTCGTATATTAGGTATCAGTGAGGTCACCGTTAAGTTCCACATTAACAACTCAGTTCGTAAGTTGGATGTTATCAATTCCCGCCATGCTATAACTAAAGCACTTGAGTTAAATCTTTTCCATTCCCCTTGTGAATCTGTCGTGATGAAGCATATGGATACCCGCTAG
- a CDS encoding FtsX-like permease family protein: MIPWRLIWVDWRRLWPGVLVVVLLIATATALSISVSLQERALRMGSAKAADRFDLVIGAPGSETQLVLSSVFLQPSALTLIPAQVLTDLEKNPLVAWAAPVAFGDFYQGMPIVGTTSPLVTDNGKRQLTAGRVFNDGFEAVVGAQTGLTIGSTFSPIHGQVGTEGAHAHDDVTYTVVGVLPADGSAWDKAILVPVNAVWRVHGIHPPHGVDDDGADDAHHDDHDHDEHADHETHEHEGEHDGHAHDHDETAHAQGEHHNDAHPAEGAESDDHHADVAQPVTASHDDEHGEAEAHGHAHQAGLPAIVVKPKTIAGAYQLRSLYRSNTTLAVFPGEVLVKLYSMLGDIRELLTYISLGTQGLVGVAVAMVAVIHLRQRQKQIGALRAFGAPRYGIFTLIWSGLMSLVSVGVLLGVGLGYLAARAIAVVMSEKSGFVLPVTLEWEDIHFVLLLLLVAAVVLTIPAMLSYRQSPATALRGE, from the coding sequence ATGATTCCTTGGCGTCTTATCTGGGTCGACTGGCGTCGGCTCTGGCCGGGTGTGCTGGTTGTGGTGTTGCTGATCGCGACGGCGACGGCGTTGAGTATTTCAGTGAGTTTGCAGGAAAGGGCGCTGCGTATGGGGAGCGCCAAAGCGGCTGACCGTTTTGATCTGGTGATCGGTGCGCCGGGGAGTGAAACCCAACTGGTGCTGTCGTCCGTGTTCCTGCAACCGTCGGCGCTGACGCTGATCCCCGCACAGGTGCTGACCGATCTGGAGAAGAACCCGCTGGTGGCGTGGGCGGCCCCGGTGGCGTTTGGTGATTTCTATCAGGGGATGCCGATTGTTGGCACCACGTCGCCACTGGTCACGGATAACGGCAAGCGACAACTCACCGCCGGACGCGTGTTCAACGACGGCTTCGAGGCCGTGGTGGGAGCGCAAACGGGGCTGACGATAGGGAGTACATTTAGCCCGATTCATGGTCAGGTGGGTACGGAAGGGGCGCACGCGCACGATGACGTCACCTACACTGTGGTCGGTGTGTTGCCTGCTGACGGCAGCGCGTGGGATAAAGCGATTCTGGTACCGGTGAACGCGGTGTGGCGGGTGCACGGCATCCATCCACCGCATGGTGTGGACGATGATGGTGCGGACGATGCGCATCACGATGATCACGACCATGACGAACATGCCGATCATGAGACGCATGAGCATGAGGGGGAACATGACGGCCATGCACACGATCATGATGAAACCGCACATGCGCAAGGTGAGCATCACAACGACGCTCATCCAGCGGAAGGCGCGGAAAGTGATGATCATCATGCTGATGTCGCTCAGCCAGTAACGGCTTCACACGATGACGAGCACGGCGAAGCAGAAGCGCATGGACACGCGCATCAGGCGGGCTTGCCTGCGATTGTCGTTAAACCGAAAACGATCGCGGGTGCCTATCAACTGCGGTCACTGTATCGTAGTAACACGACGCTGGCGGTGTTCCCCGGCGAAGTGCTGGTGAAGCTGTACTCGATGTTGGGTGATATTCGTGAGCTGCTGACCTATATCTCGCTGGGCACGCAAGGGTTAGTCGGCGTCGCGGTGGCGATGGTGGCGGTTATCCACCTGCGGCAGCGGCAGAAACAGATTGGCGCACTCCGTGCCTTTGGCGCACCGCGCTACGGTATTTTCACGCTGATTTGGAGCGGGCTGATGTCGTTGGTGAGCGTTGGCGTGCTGCTGGGCGTCGGCCTGGGTTATCTTGCCGCGCGTGCAATTGCGGTGGTCATGAGCGAGAAAAGCGGCTTTGTCCTGCCGGTGACGCTGGAATGGGAAGACATCCACTTCGTCCTGCTCCTGTTGCTGGTCGCCGCCGTGGTTCTCACTATCCCCGCGATGCTGTCTTATCGCCAATCTCCTGCAACGGCACTACGCGGTGAGTAA
- a CDS encoding ABC transporter ATP-binding protein, which produces MAELLIQHLSVTFPDTSEAVLDIPALSMRSGERVAVMGPSGSGKTTLVNAITGMDHSGTGCVQWEKQDIWQMNEAERDRWRAQHIGLVMQDFHLFPGLSAIENVLLPAQFHHWRIPAALRQRAADLLAQVGLDTAKRPIEVLSRGEKQRVAVARALLSKPDIIVADEPTASLDAQSGEQIADLLVTLARDSRATLIAITHDARLASQMSRRIQLEKGRLVADTQYQEDRA; this is translated from the coding sequence ATGGCGGAGCTATTGATTCAACACCTGAGTGTGACCTTCCCCGATACATCCGAGGCGGTGCTGGATATTCCCGCGCTGTCGATGCGTTCTGGCGAGCGGGTTGCGGTGATGGGGCCTTCCGGCTCCGGTAAGACCACGCTGGTGAATGCCATCACCGGGATGGATCACAGCGGAACGGGCTGTGTGCAGTGGGAAAAGCAGGATATCTGGCAGATGAACGAAGCGGAGCGCGACCGCTGGCGGGCACAACACATCGGGTTGGTAATGCAGGATTTCCATCTTTTCCCCGGCCTGAGTGCGATAGAGAACGTCTTACTACCTGCGCAGTTTCACCACTGGCGGATCCCGGCGGCGCTCAGGCAGCGGGCAGCAGATCTGCTGGCGCAGGTCGGGCTGGATACCGCGAAACGTCCGATTGAAGTGTTATCACGCGGCGAGAAGCAGCGGGTTGCGGTCGCGCGAGCCCTGCTCAGCAAGCCGGACATCATCGTCGCCGATGAACCCACGGCGAGTCTGGATGCGCAGAGTGGCGAGCAGATTGCTGACCTGCTGGTGACGCTGGCGCGCGATAGCCGTGCGACGCTGATTGCCATTACGCACGATGCGCGTCTGGCATCGCAGATGTCGCGCCGTATTCAACTGGAAAAAGGACGCCTCGTGGCGGACACGCAGTATCAGGAGGATCGTGCATGA
- a CDS encoding alkaline phosphatase — MKARWLLPLLISAALPGMVQAQAIYPIDRATMLAGGKFDFKVEFDEVLKPQDIRILINGKDYQQVLGKTASFVEREDGGNASTIWLRDVSLPEAGKYVVEAEAKGKKTLVNWEVYSASGTRKAKNVILFIGDGLSVAHRTGARILSKGVTEGKADGRLAIDDLQYMAFAGTSSTDSIAADSANTMSAYMTGHKSGVNALGVYVSRSKNSLEHPKQETLGELLTRSTKMSVGVVSDAELQDATPAAVVSHTRRRADKAEIVEMFYNVQPTVMLGGGSAYFLPKSTPGSKRKDETNYVEKFQQAGYSLVTDADSLKKNAAQATKLLGLFHTGNMDGVMDRRFLKNDVARKFPNQPDLTDMTQAALDVLSKNQDGFFLMVESALIDKASHPLDWERAFTNTIMLDQSVAIAKKFAEKNPDTMIIVTGDHTHGLSIIGTVDDNKPGTEMREKVGVYEDAGYPNYQDANKDGYPDDLNVSKRLAVFFNNFPDYYETFRPKLDNQFVPAIKNEKDEYVANKAYEKVPGAVFREGILPRSSDTGVHAVDDMVIQASGPGAERIRGYMENTDLFRVIVDALAVKPQDKK, encoded by the coding sequence ATGAAAGCTCGCTGGTTACTGCCTTTACTGATTTCTGCTGCTTTACCGGGGATGGTGCAGGCTCAGGCTATTTATCCGATTGACCGCGCCACCATGCTGGCGGGCGGGAAATTCGATTTTAAAGTCGAGTTTGATGAAGTGCTTAAGCCACAAGATATTCGCATTCTGATTAACGGCAAAGATTACCAACAGGTGCTGGGCAAAACGGCCTCGTTTGTTGAGCGTGAAGATGGCGGCAACGCCTCCACGATCTGGCTGCGCGACGTGAGCCTGCCGGAAGCCGGTAAGTATGTGGTAGAAGCCGAAGCCAAAGGCAAAAAGACGCTGGTGAACTGGGAGGTTTATTCGGCGTCTGGTACGCGTAAAGCTAAAAACGTGATTCTGTTCATCGGCGATGGGCTGTCCGTTGCGCACCGTACTGGCGCACGCATCCTGTCCAAAGGGGTGACGGAAGGGAAAGCGGACGGTCGTCTGGCGATTGACGACCTGCAATATATGGCGTTTGCCGGTACGTCCAGTACCGACTCCATTGCGGCCGACAGCGCCAACACCATGAGCGCCTACATGACCGGTCACAAATCCGGTGTGAACGCGCTGGGGGTGTACGTTAGCCGCAGCAAAAATTCACTGGAACATCCGAAGCAGGAAACGCTGGGTGAGCTGCTGACCCGTTCTACCAAGATGTCTGTCGGCGTAGTCAGCGATGCTGAACTTCAGGACGCCACGCCAGCGGCAGTTGTCTCTCATACTCGCCGTCGTGCGGATAAAGCTGAAATCGTCGAGATGTTCTACAACGTGCAGCCTACCGTCATGCTGGGCGGCGGTTCTGCCTACTTCCTGCCAAAAAGCACGCCGGGCTCAAAGCGTAAAGACGAAACCAACTACGTTGAGAAATTCCAGCAGGCGGGTTATTCACTGGTGACCGATGCGGATTCACTGAAGAAAAACGCGGCACAGGCGACGAAGCTGCTGGGGCTGTTCCACACTGGCAACATGGATGGTGTGATGGATCGTCGTTTCCTGAAAAACGACGTTGCCAGGAAATTCCCGAACCAGCCTGACCTGACGGACATGACGCAGGCGGCGCTGGATGTGCTGTCCAAAAATCAGGATGGCTTCTTCCTGATGGTGGAATCGGCGTTGATCGACAAAGCTTCTCACCCGCTGGATTGGGAACGCGCTTTCACTAACACCATCATGCTGGATCAGTCTGTTGCCATCGCCAAGAAATTCGCCGAGAAAAACCCGGATACGATGATTATCGTGACGGGTGACCATACGCATGGTCTGTCTATCATCGGTACGGTGGATGACAACAAGCCTGGCACCGAGATGCGTGAGAAAGTCGGCGTGTATGAAGATGCAGGCTACCCAAACTATCAGGATGCCAACAAAGACGGCTACCCGGATGATCTGAACGTGTCTAAACGTCTTGCCGTGTTCTTCAACAACTTCCCGGATTATTACGAAACGTTCCGTCCGAAGCTGGATAACCAGTTCGTTCCTGCTATCAAGAACGAAAAAGACGAATACGTTGCCAACAAAGCCTACGAAAAAGTACCGGGTGCGGTATTCCGTGAAGGGATCCTGCCTCGCTCTTCCGATACGGGCGTTCATGCCGTTGACGATATGGTGATTCAGGCCAGCGGCCCCGGTGCTGAACGCATTCGTGGCTATATGGAAAACACCGATCTGTTCCGGGTGATTGTTGATGCACTGGCGGTGAAACCGCAGGACAAAAAGTAA
- a CDS encoding GlxA family transcriptional regulator, whose product MVTPQVKFVLLLMPGFSLLSVGGFLDKLRFSGDEEDYSRQLNCTWKLTALDNQPVTASCGAVLVPDEAVSVRQLHAGKCDYFVIFGGNMPEKIMSDTAPYLPLLRHLRRHHIPLVSVDNAAFLLAETGFSGKRILVHWRHFSEFKALFPSIAPVTDKNVMEEGHVYSCPGGSATIELAAFLLEKKLGRERAIKGLSDMLVGGFAPPSSLTWNSPELEDSPMSVRRALIIMRQSLASRLSSEDIAQRSGLSRRQLDRSLQKSIGRTIQQAYMEMKIAQACWLMLRTSRTLSQIAVDTGFSDPSHLSRIFQQHLGLAPGEWRRLNAFEMQKPATS is encoded by the coding sequence ATGGTTACTCCTCAGGTAAAATTTGTTCTGCTGCTGATGCCGGGGTTTTCCCTTCTGTCAGTCGGCGGGTTTCTCGACAAGCTGCGGTTCTCCGGCGATGAGGAGGACTACAGCCGCCAATTGAACTGCACCTGGAAGTTGACTGCGCTGGATAACCAGCCCGTGACGGCAAGCTGTGGTGCTGTGCTTGTGCCAGACGAGGCGGTTTCAGTACGACAGCTCCATGCGGGGAAGTGTGATTACTTCGTGATCTTCGGTGGAAATATGCCGGAAAAAATCATGTCTGATACCGCCCCTTATCTTCCCTTACTGCGGCATCTCCGACGCCATCATATCCCCCTTGTGAGTGTCGATAATGCGGCGTTTCTTCTCGCCGAAACGGGGTTTTCCGGCAAGCGTATTCTTGTTCATTGGCGTCATTTCAGTGAATTTAAAGCGTTATTTCCGTCGATCGCGCCTGTTACAGACAAGAACGTCATGGAGGAAGGGCACGTCTATTCCTGTCCGGGAGGTAGTGCCACTATTGAGCTGGCGGCTTTTTTGCTGGAAAAGAAATTGGGAAGGGAAAGGGCGATCAAGGGGTTGTCAGATATGTTGGTCGGCGGGTTTGCGCCGCCCTCCAGCCTGACATGGAACAGCCCAGAGCTTGAAGATTCGCCGATGTCAGTTCGACGGGCGCTGATTATCATGCGCCAGAGTCTGGCAAGCAGGCTTAGTTCTGAGGACATAGCACAACGCAGCGGCCTGTCGCGTAGACAGCTGGATAGATCGTTGCAAAAGAGCATCGGCCGTACCATCCAGCAGGCGTATATGGAAATGAAGATCGCGCAGGCCTGTTGGCTGATGTTACGGACTTCCCGTACTTTGTCCCAAATTGCGGTAGATACCGGTTTTTCAGACCCCAGCCACCTGAGCCGTATTTTCCAGCAACATCTGGGACTGGCACCCGGAGAATGGCGGCGGCTGAATGCGTTTGAAATGCAAAAACCAGCAACATCCTGA
- a CDS encoding LysE family translocator: MDIHVWFYFALACCGLALTPGPNALLVITHSIRFGPVITLYTILGGILAFALLMIVSMFGIDVLLKTYPSFLTYIKLAGGMYLIWLGLKQWRLRTLNMGEPAQLMVSINRLSLFTQGAASAGANPKVFLFFGAFLTQFIDPTKDTLLQFAVMVATFAAVEFLAELAINLAAGRFRSYLAAHGKAFSMICGTIFIMIGGVVLFIK; this comes from the coding sequence ATGGATATCCACGTATGGTTTTACTTTGCTCTCGCCTGCTGCGGCCTTGCTCTGACGCCGGGACCGAATGCGTTACTGGTCATCACACACAGTATCCGATTCGGGCCGGTGATAACCCTGTATACGATTTTGGGCGGAATACTGGCGTTCGCTTTGCTAATGATCGTGTCTATGTTTGGCATTGATGTCTTGCTTAAGACTTACCCTTCTTTCCTAACTTACATAAAATTGGCGGGCGGCATGTATCTTATCTGGCTGGGCTTAAAGCAATGGCGGTTAAGGACGCTGAATATGGGGGAGCCTGCTCAACTTATGGTATCGATAAATCGGTTGTCCCTCTTTACTCAGGGGGCCGCGTCGGCAGGGGCTAATCCAAAAGTATTCCTGTTTTTCGGGGCGTTTCTCACTCAGTTTATCGACCCGACAAAAGACACATTGCTGCAATTCGCCGTGATGGTCGCCACCTTTGCTGCCGTAGAGTTTCTGGCTGAACTGGCTATCAATCTGGCTGCGGGGCGATTCCGCTCTTACCTCGCGGCACATGGAAAAGCCTTTAGCATGATCTGCGGTACCATTTTTATCATGATTGGCGGAGTTGTACTGTTTATTAAATAA